From Campylobacterota bacterium:
GTGCAGTCAAGCTTAACCGAGGGCATTTGTACCTGCTCCAAGATCTTGTTTTTACCAACTCGTTTGGTCTCAGCAATCCGGGTTTTATACATGGAAATGACCATGCAGTTGTTTTGGGTAAACAGCAAGAAGAGGTTCTCATCCCTACACTTTCTTCTTCATTTTTGCTCAATGTTATTGATACCAAATCAATGGATTCAAAAGTACATTCTGTTGATTGGAACAAAGATGACCAGTACGTGTCTGCTGGGGCTAATGCTACAGGCTCGGGACCTGAATTTAAGATTTATTATTTTGATGGTTCAATGTTAACGCCAACTCAAAGCAAAGAAATGGGAAAAACTGTTTGGAATACTCGTTGGCACCCATCAAAAAATTTTGTGGCGATTGGTGCGCAAAGTGGCTCAGGTGACGAGCTTTTTGTGTATGAATTAAAGATCCATAATGGAACCCTTGTCGAGAAAGATTCTCGCTCTTTTGGTGCACAGTCGGTGTACGATACAGAGTGGCACCCATCGGGTGCATATTTGGTAGCAGGTTCTTCGGCAGGTACTGATGAGTTACGTTTGTATTCTGTTAATCAAACAACGGGTGCCCTGACCGATCTTTCAACGACTGACCTTTCTCCGAGCAGAAGTGTTAATTCCGGAGGGCTTGCATGGTCTCCAGGGGGGAGTCACTTGGCGGTAGGAACAACGGAAGATGTTTCAGCCGATGAGCTGTTGGTGTATACATTTAATGGAACGTCATTAACGCTATCTGCTGACGTTAATATTGATGAGTCGGTTGAAAGTCTTGATTGGTCACCAACAGGGTCGTACATAGCAGTGGGTCTTGATGGTAGCTCAACTCGTGTTCGAGTTTATGAATATGATCCTGTTGGGCAAACACTGACGTTAGTAGAGTCAGTTTCAGAGTCTCGGTTAATTGAAGAGGTTCACTGGGACCCGACGGGTAACTATTTGCTTGTTGGGATTGATTCAGGTATCAGCTCTGAGGTTTCGTTATATTATTTTGATAAAGATGCCAAAACACTCTCAGAGATTAATGAGCTTGCTTCGCTTTCTGATATTGAAGCAATTCGATGGTCACGAAGTGGCGATTATGCTGCATGGGGCAAAGACAATGATGATGTTGTTGTCGCTGGCCTGGGCAAAGGCGTTTATTATTTTGAAGATACGGTTTTGATGCTTAATTCTGATGCTCGTGTTAGGTGTGATATGTACTTTAGCGGAACATGTTGCGTTATGGGTAATGGAAAGCAACTTGCCGTTAATAATGGGGCAACGATGTTTGTCAGACCGGGGGCATATGTAACGTTTCAAGATATCATCTTAGATGAGTTTGGTCGCGATAAATTGGCCTGCATGAGTGACGATGGAGACATTAGATTCAAAAATGCTCGTCTGGTGCTTTCTGATAATTATTCATTTTCTAAGGGAGCCTTTTCGATACATGATGGTGTTGAAATTACGGGCACGCAAGTGTTTGCTTATTCTGCAGCGCGTACCAGCACGGTTTATTCATTAGCAACGTTGCTGTTTGATCGAGATACAACGTTTAGTTATGATCCACGACGAGCTCGGGCAGACCTTATTTATTTTGAGGATGCTTCCTCTATGTTGGTTCTGAATGGTTGTACACTTCACTCAACGCATACTGGCTTATGTTTGCAAGATGGTATGGTGATTTTTGATGATAAGGTGACGGTCAGCAGTGAGTCGCGTACATTTTCTGAAGACATGGTGTTAAAGTCAAGTTTAGACATACGCGTGCTTGGTGGTGCGCTGCTAGATGTATTTGGGCGTGTTCGTTATGAATAATCATAGCTATCTAAGAAAAATTATTCTCTGTCTGCATTTTTTGTTGTTGTTTATTTGCAGCTGTCAGGCACTTGTGGTTGGCTCAAACGCTGTTTTTTCTCGTGCGTCAGAAACGGTGTTTTCAGCAGTCGATTCAGATAATAAAATGATTGGCTTTGTTGCTATGGAAGATGGTTTTACCTTACAAGATAAAATGACAACTTGTTCGTTTGATGCTTTTTTTCCTGTCTCAGGAAATGTGAATTTGAACGGTGGAAAGTTATACCTTACGCAAGATCTTATTTTTTCTAACACATATAAAATAAAAAGTCCTGGTCGGATATACGGTAATAATGATTATGCTGTGACATTGGGTAAACAGCTAGGTGAGATAGTTTTACCCAATGTTTCTCAAAATGGTTCGCTAATCAGTATTACGTCTAAAGATATGCAGGACGATGTGTTCTCAGTCGACTGGTCACACGATAGTCAATACCTGGCTGTTGGTATCGATGGGAATGGCGGTTTAGATGAACTACAGGTTTTATATTTTGATGGATCAACATTGACAAAGACCCAGGGGGTGGACTTGGGTAAGGATGTGCTTAGTGTTCGCTGGCATCCATCGGATCATTACCTAGCAATTGGACGCCAGTCGGGTTCGGGTGCTGAGTTTTGTGTGTATTATCTCAATGTTTCAAATGGTACTTTTACTTTGCAAGATTCGGTTGAGCTAGGCAGCCGCCGTGTTTATGCAACCGGGTGGACTCCAGATGGTGCCCACGTATTGACTGGATTGTCAAGTGGAACTGATGAGTTACGCCTTTATTCATTTTCGACAGGTTCTGGAACTTTGACAGAGGTTGCAACGGCTGATTTTGCAACAAACAGACATGTTAATATGGATGCGTTGTCTTGGTCTCCATGGGGAGATTATTTTGCAGTTGGAACGCGGCGAGATACAGATGCGGGAGTAACAGAGTTACTGTTGTATGAATTTGACGGGGCTAGTTTGACATTGACCGTCAGTGTTGATTTGAATGCAGATGTTGAAGCGGTTTCATGGTCACCTACAAGCTCGTACATAGCTGTAGGAACTGATACCGGGTCTGAGCGCGTTAAGATGTATTTTTATAATCATTCTGCGGGCAGACTTGAACTTAGAATTTCTGAAAGTGAATCACGTGAGGTTGAAGATTTACACTTTGATCCATCAGGCACGTTGTTGGCAACAGGCCTAGATGCTGGGAGTAGTTCAAAAGTCAAGGTGTATAGTTTTGATGCAGGTTCCGAGGTGTTAACTTTTCTTGATGAAGTTGCCTCGAATAATGATGTTACCACAGTACGGTGGGCTCCAAACGGACAGTGTATAGCACACGGTAGTAAAAATGATAATGTGGTAGTGAGCAAGTTTTTAATGGAGGGGTTTCTTTTTGATAATTTGACACTTGTGCTGTGTGATGATGCTCGGTTCATCGAAGATGTTTTTATAGATGGCACGTGTAAAATAGTGGGCAATGGCAAGAAACTATCAATTAACGATGGTAAGTCAATTTTTGTTCGTCCATCAGCAAATCTGACCATTGAAGACGCATGCTTGTCGAATTTTGGGCAAGGTAAGCTTGTTTGTATGGATGATTCTGGTGGTATCGTGTTAAAAAATACGCAAATAACACTTTCTCGAGATTATACCTTTTCACACGGGGCGGTGGCGTTTGAGGATGAAGTGTTGATATCTGGAACGAGTAAGTTTGTTTATGCATCTTCGCGTTCAAGCACGATTAATTCAGCATCTGTGGTTAAGTTTGATCGAAGTGTTACGTTGAGCTACAACCCTGGGGTTGCGCGCAAAGACTTGTTGTACTTTGACGACTCAACAGCAATGTTGTTTTTTAATGGATGTAATCTTCATGCTACGCATACGGGTCTTGAGCTGAGTGGGGGTATGCTCGTCTTTGATGGTAGCGTCTCAGTGAGCAGCGAGGCCAGAAATAGCGCTGAATCGGTTGTTTTTAAATCAGATCTTGACGTCAGAGTCTTGGGGAATGCTACTATAAATTTATATGGGATTATAACGTCAGATTAAAATAATACGTGGCTTGTATTAAAAATTATTTGTGTAAAAAGGAGAGAGTGTGATGAAAAGGTCGTTGTGGGGAGTGCTATATTCGCTTCTTATTTTATGGAGCACATCTCTGTTTGCAGGTTTCAATTTTTCCCACAAAAATTCTACCGTTTCGGTTGGGGATGCTAAGTTTCTGGTTAATCAGCAAATTACTGGCTGGAACGGAACGCTTATTCAAGATGGGAGCGTGACGGGACAGCCGATTGTATTTGATAATGGTTGCCTAGAAAAAAATGGTACTCCTGCGCTCATTAAGGGTACTTATGACGGTGATAGTGGAGGACAGATTACACTTAACCAAGATGAAAAAGTTCGGGTTGATCCTGGGCAGTTTATGCCATCTGTTACGGTATTGCGCAGTGGTAACAGGCTTGAAGGACAGCCTATTTTTTCAAATATGAATGGAGTAACGTTACTCCATGAGCTGAGTGAGTTGACGGTTGCTGTCAATGGAAAGTTTGGCAGTAATATTGTGCTGAATAATGGCAGAGTGATTCTTGATAGTGATCTTCATCTAGCTGATGATAAAACAATTTCTGGTTCAGGTAGGGTTAATC
This genomic window contains:
- a CDS encoding WD40 repeat domain-containing protein, whose amino-acid sequence is MNKKYLLLDRNLFIVLAAFIISTTSCVQALVVGSDSAFSREGTAIFPQADSNNTLKGFARFEQGFSLEDNATTCTYDNFLPVSGAVKLNRGHLYLLQDLVFTNSFGLSNPGFIHGNDHAVVLGKQQEEVLIPTLSSSFLLNVIDTKSMDSKVHSVDWNKDDQYVSAGANATGSGPEFKIYYFDGSMLTPTQSKEMGKTVWNTRWHPSKNFVAIGAQSGSGDELFVYELKIHNGTLVEKDSRSFGAQSVYDTEWHPSGAYLVAGSSAGTDELRLYSVNQTTGALTDLSTTDLSPSRSVNSGGLAWSPGGSHLAVGTTEDVSADELLVYTFNGTSLTLSADVNIDESVESLDWSPTGSYIAVGLDGSSTRVRVYEYDPVGQTLTLVESVSESRLIEEVHWDPTGNYLLVGIDSGISSEVSLYYFDKDAKTLSEINELASLSDIEAIRWSRSGDYAAWGKDNDDVVVAGLGKGVYYFEDTVLMLNSDARVRCDMYFSGTCCVMGNGKQLAVNNGATMFVRPGAYVTFQDIILDEFGRDKLACMSDDGDIRFKNARLVLSDNYSFSKGAFSIHDGVEITGTQVFAYSAARTSTVYSLATLLFDRDTTFSYDPRRARADLIYFEDASSMLVLNGCTLHSTHTGLCLQDGMVIFDDKVTVSSESRTFSEDMVLKSSLDIRVLGGALLDVFGRVRYE
- a CDS encoding WD40 repeat domain-containing protein; its protein translation is MNNHSYLRKIILCLHFLLLFICSCQALVVGSNAVFSRASETVFSAVDSDNKMIGFVAMEDGFTLQDKMTTCSFDAFFPVSGNVNLNGGKLYLTQDLIFSNTYKIKSPGRIYGNNDYAVTLGKQLGEIVLPNVSQNGSLISITSKDMQDDVFSVDWSHDSQYLAVGIDGNGGLDELQVLYFDGSTLTKTQGVDLGKDVLSVRWHPSDHYLAIGRQSGSGAEFCVYYLNVSNGTFTLQDSVELGSRRVYATGWTPDGAHVLTGLSSGTDELRLYSFSTGSGTLTEVATADFATNRHVNMDALSWSPWGDYFAVGTRRDTDAGVTELLLYEFDGASLTLTVSVDLNADVEAVSWSPTSSYIAVGTDTGSERVKMYFYNHSAGRLELRISESESREVEDLHFDPSGTLLATGLDAGSSSKVKVYSFDAGSEVLTFLDEVASNNDVTTVRWAPNGQCIAHGSKNDNVVVSKFLMEGFLFDNLTLVLCDDARFIEDVFIDGTCKIVGNGKKLSINDGKSIFVRPSANLTIEDACLSNFGQGKLVCMDDSGGIVLKNTQITLSRDYTFSHGAVAFEDEVLISGTSKFVYASSRSSTINSASVVKFDRSVTLSYNPGVARKDLLYFDDSTAMLFFNGCNLHATHTGLELSGGMLVFDGSVSVSSEARNSAESVVFKSDLDVRVLGNATINLYGIITSD